Genomic DNA from Anguilla anguilla isolate fAngAng1 chromosome 17, fAngAng1.pri, whole genome shotgun sequence:
ttttcttcttctctctctctctctctctctctttctcattctctctcacacacacacgcacacacacacacacacatgccgaCTGACTCCCAAGGACAgtgcaccctctctctcagcccctctgTCTGGCGCTGATCTtcgcaggaggaggaagaggaggaagaggcaggaCGGGTCCTGGCTCCTGGATGATGGAGCACAGCCACATCTTCTCCCTCCTGCCCTCCAACAGCAGCGCGTGGAGCCCAGGGCagctcccccccagccccctgcgCTGCCCGCTGGGGCCCCTGCCCGTTATCTACTACAGCACCCTGCTCTGCCTCGGCCTGcccggtgagtgtgtgtgcgtgcatgcgtgtgtgcgtgtgtgcatctgtgtgtgcgtgtgtgtgtgtgcgtgtgtgcatatgtgtgcatatgtgtgcgtgcgtgcgcgtgtgtgtctgcatgcatatgtatgtgcatgtgtttgtgtgtgtgtgtacgcgagACTGCATACATGTTTTCCATGCACGTGTGCCCATGAGTATGAATGcatatgtctgtttgtgtgagaggagagagagtgtgtgtgtttgtgtctgcttgtctgtctgtttgcttctgtgaatgggtgtgtgcgcatatgagcgtgagtgtgtctgcacgtgTATGCACTTGaatgtgtgtccttgtgtgtggcTGATCAAGTGTCCCGTCAGCTGcattttttgtctcttttttcctccttcacTTTCTTATCTTTCCTTTCAAACTCAGGGGCAGCAGATGAGGGGTAATTTTCAGGGTTAACTTGCTGTTAGATAAGGCTTCATTAATAAAAGCCCGCAGGACAAACCAGAGTGATGCCCTGATGTCAgaattttagtcttttttttacattttttatttcttcccaATTTGGAGCGCTCGGTCGCGCGCTAGCTCGCGAGGCAGCCCCCGCCGCGGATTCGGGAGAGCGCCGGCGGGCATACGCTCTCCCCCGAAGCGCGTGATGTCATGTCAGCCGCCGCTTCTCGGCGCACCGCAGTCAGCGAGCCGGGCCTCATGCAGATATGAGTCACAGGACCACGCTCCGGCGGGCGCGCTCGCAGGGCCGCCggctgaccagcaggggtcgctggagCGCGGCGCGATGCCGTCGTGCCGAAAACCCTCCCCGTCCGTTCCGTGGGCGGCGTTAGAGCCAAACGCGCGTCGCCCGGCGGACCCGTCAGCCGCAGAGATCACCGGCGGCTTCTGGGTCTGATACCGGTCCGTGTGGCCCACACTGCCTCGAGAGGAAGAGCCATCGATTGTGTACGAATGTAGCAGTGAAGTCAATGGGTTTATTGGACTGATGAGAGACACCAGGAGGACTAGGAAGTCTCTGGCCGGCCGACTGTAGTTCAGTCTGTTCAGCGGAGCCCATAAGCCATGTTTATCACACATTCTGCTGGTCAGCCGTGCCTTTataccaggggtgtcaaactccagtcctggagggccacagtgtctgcaggtatttgtggtttccttttaatCCGCAGGTAATTAAGCCTTTGAGTACAAGGTGCGTGAACTTTTCaaccaatcaatgacttgaatTACTGACTTgcgctgaaacacaccaaaaaccagcagacactgcggccctccaggactggagtttgacacccctgctttatacGCTGATGTGGTACAACGCAGGAAGTTACGCTGAGTCTCTTGTGAGCAGCGGCAGATTGATTCTCCTTGGCCGTTCCATCCTCTGAAGCGTCAGCCAGAGGCTGGGTTGGCGGATGTGATGCGGTCGCGGGTCTGCAGTTCAGTTTGTGGGTGCCGAGTGCACACCAGCGCTTCGCCGAAACCTGTCAGCAAACAGGTCACAGATATCTGGGACGAGTAAGTGtcatccagaagtgggcagacagagagaggttgAGAGACTGAGGATGCgcgtacacgtgtgtgtgtgtgtgtgtgtgtgtgtgagagagagagagagagagagagccatagTGAGGAGATGTTTAGAGAAGAGGTATTGAGCTTTGTGCGGGAAATGTAGCAACGAAGCTGAGAAATGGCAACTTTTTTTGACAACTCCTTCACCACCTCGTTCTGCTATGTCCCACAGGTGCTGTGAATTATACCCCCATactgctgccatggcaacatgtCTCGCTGCAGATCTgttaactgtatttttttttttgctcgggTCTCAACGTATCTCTTTAATGTCCTGTTGCTCAAATCACGGACCTCGAGGTGCaaaaactgctggttttccaccctcccttcgCCTGGCAGTCAGGTGTGAACAccgtctggccaatcagcagcactaattgttcagttagtTACCTGGGGGagaagaaaaccagggccggatttggatttgaggtccagatttgagtattcATACTCTAATGCGTCACGGCCCAAGGTTTGAGTCCATTTTTCCAGCCGCCACGTGACATGAATATCCCTGGTTAAGTTGTGTTTCTTTCTGCACGGAGGCCTCTAGCTCTCTGCTGTCAGTTCATAGGTTAAATGTGTCAATGTGGAGAAcggttaatgttttttttcagtatgtaTCACGTGGCTGCACGCGTGTTGATTCATTCTGCCCTGAAATAACCCGTCCATAAcccaaaaatatacatttcaatcAAAGGTCTTTCTGTAGGGAAATCACTAcaacgtacacacatgcacacacacacacacacatgtacacacacatacacatacatccacacgtaacgcacacatatacgcacatgcacaagcacgcacacacagacacacacactcacactctcacacactcacacacatacacactcacacacatacacacacacacacacacacacacacacctaattAACTCCAGCGCCCAGCAGACCAAAGACAGCCTCAGACACCTTGGAGACGGTGCTTATTTCTGCTCTTTCTCTGCCTAACAGTGTAAGGAGGCTCAGGACAAAAGGCTGGTCCAGAATTGGGCCATCCCATCAAGCGGGGGACGACTCAGCCAGCGGCCCTCGTGGGCTCACACCTGACCCCCTTTATTTGTGTGAATGAATCACACCCCCAGGACCCGTCCACAtgcagacgcccccccccccccacagcgacACGCAGGACGGCAGCTCCTTCACCAAGCAGGAAGAAAGGAAAGGccttcctcccctctccactGCTTAATCACTTAAATGAGGCTCGACCTGGAACAGGCCTTCGCCATGACAACGCCAATCGCAATGATTTCTAGGGTTTTTAATCCCCCCTGCCCCGTGCACCCTGGTTTTTCGCGGAGCGCCGTGCCGCGCGACCCATGCGGGGCCCACGCGTGTTCCGGCGTGTTCCGGGGGGGCGTCCTTGGCGTGTTTGTCTACAGATTGAACAGATTTGCAGCCTGTTCTTGTGTCACACTGACACCGTCACCTGGAAGCCTGTTGTGCCCGGTTAGATTCCCTATTGTGAGCACAGATAAAGCAGAATGATTGCAAAgccgggaggaggggggtggagggggaggaggaggaggaggggaattgtgggggggtgggtgggggggggggggggggaggcagtaAGAGTGATGTATGAGGAATGGAgggagatggatggagagattgaagtgcagttttattttcacatttttattccattctcattttattttaacacctTATTAGACTCacaattattgttttgtttatctaTGCATGTTTGTATCACAAACAATATGGCAtggtaattaaatatattttaaatttggatTGCACGGCATATGGTTACTCTGGTTAGTCATGCTGaacgagtgagagagaaagagggagtgaagAAAAAACGAAATGAGGGAAggtgttacagagagagagagacttttttattgttcctttactgaaacacaaaaacttCCCACGGTTTCCTTAAAACATATCCCAACCCCACATTTAGAAATCCAAATCTCCCACCcctatccacccccccccccaccccaaaaaaagaaaaaaacaatgatgccCAACACCTACACTCAACCTAAACATATTTACATCTCTTCTTAATTTACCGCACAAACAGCATCCTTTTAAAATACTCAGATTCTACCTAATTCTACGGCACGCAGAGACATAGCACCTACAAACTTGCAATACATCCATTGATTCCTTGGCAATATGCATTTGGacatttgtcatgccaataaagtattcaaatagagagagagagagagagagagagacagaaggagagaggaggagagagagaaggagggagaagagagagagagcgacagacagaaggagggagaaggagagagacacagaaggagggagaaggtgagagagagaaatggacgCATGGAAATAGACGCAGATggcgtgcatacgtgtgcaggcatgtgtgatcagatgtgcatgtttgtgcttcTGTGTTGATCTGAATTGAGACGCCCCCCGTGACTGAAAGACAAACGgaacgcactctctctctcccctcagagCTCAGACCAAAAGTTCAATTAAGCTTCAATAGCAGGATGAACGGCAGCCGTTCTGTCACCAGGACGTAAATAATGATAACAGTTAATGGCACAAGCTATGACAGAAATACTGCTCCTTTTACTGCAATTActactgctgcttctgctgctgctactactattactactactgcaatggctactgctactgctaccacAAATACTATCACTACTGCTACAAGTAGTAGTTCTGCTACTACTACTTTTActattgctactgctactgctactacgaCTACTATCACTActgctacaactactactactgcttataataataataattattattattataattataataattactattattataataatagtaacaggGCAACcattaagaacaaaaacatgtaaTGATAAAATGACAGTGTATTTTAGGGTGATGTGATTCTGTACTTGCCTGTTTGTAGTGCTTAATATGCATGCTGGCACATTGTGTTGTGTGGACGTCCCTGAGAAAGACTTCACAAGCTTTAAGAGCCAGTGTCTGATCCATCTCTGCCCTTGCCTATCACACACAACTCCAAAGTGTGAAGTGCTGCAGTTCATTATGTGAAAATGCTCTATGCCAGTATACTTATTATTATACATCTGTCTTGCAAAGACACTCTGTTTTCGCATTTCTGGTACAAAGCTCAAGACTGCCTCTTTGGAAGGTCAACTATATCCTCAttatctctgtctccctctctctgcacctttCATTTCACTATTTcttgacctctctctctccgtctctctctctctctttcacttgcTCTAggtcttgttttgtttctgttgctcttGCTGTTACACTCTTCTCTGtgaggggatgtgtgtgtgtgtgtgtgtgtgtgtgtgtgtgtgtgtgtgtgcatgactgcatgtacgtgtgcatgtgtgtgtgtgtgtgtgcacaagtgtcTACTTGTGCATTGAACGAATGATAGCAGTGGAGCACAGTTGAATATCGTACTTCCTGCTACACTTTTTCTCCTTTGATGTAGCACGACTCTTAAAAGCTGAGTGTTTATGTGCTGCATTTTTTccagtcattctggataagagtgtctgttagTCGGATGCActggaaatgaaaatgtcatcTTCATGTGATGATGACGAAGATGGAATCTGCCACTGGTTCTTCCTCCCTAAAACATCCTGTTCTTTTATTACACTCACTTCCTTGTTCTCTTGTTGCTTGCAATGATTGCTAAATACCCCAGCGACTAATTTATGCTAATGCTCTACTTATCATTACCATAATcttcttttattatttccttCCTACTGTCCTCTCCCTTTGTCTGTCTCCCTGCCCTCCTTCCATGTGTTTTCATTGTTCTTTCtatactctttctctcctctttcccccttctctctctaactaccccccccccccccccccccccccccgttcccgcCTCAGCGAACATCCTGACGGTGGTGGTCCTGTCCCAGCTGGTCCTGCGGCGGCAGAAGTCCTCCTACAGCTACCTCCTGGCCCTGGCGGCGGCCGACATCCTGGTGCTCCTCCTCATCGTGTTCGTGGACTTCCTGCTGGAGGACTTCATCCTGGGGGccccgctgcccccctccctggggAAGGCGGTGCTGGCGCTGGAGTTCTGCTCGCTGCACACCTCCGTCTGGATCACCGTGCCGCTGACCGTGGACCGCTACGTGGCCGTCTGCCACCCGCTGCACTACCACGTGCTGTCCTACCCCGCCCGCGCGCGCCGCGTCATCCTGGCCGTCTACCTGGGGGGCCTGCTCTCCGGCGCCCCCTACTACTGGTGGCCGGACCTGTGGCGGGGGGCGCCGGGCGGGGGGTTCGGGCCGGGCCAGCAGGCGCTGGTTTGGGCGCACTGCGTGGCCGTGTACCTGGTGCCCTGCGCCGTCTTCCTGGCCCTCAACTCCGCCATCGTCCGGCAGCTCCACAGCCGCCGCGCCACCCTCCGCCTGCGCGGCCGCTACTCCACCGGCAAGACCACCGCCATCCTGCTGGCCGTCACCTCCGTCTTCGCCGCGCTCTGGGCGCCCCGCGTCATCGTCATCCTCTACCGCCTGTacgccgccggccccgcccccgaccccgcccgccccccgctcCACCTGCTGGCCGACCTGGCCAACATGCTGGCGCTGCTCAACACCGCCGTCAACTTCTTCCTGTACTGCTTCATCAGCCGGCGCTTCCGCGGcatggccgccgccgccatcgccGCCTCCCTCTGCTGCCGGAAGAGGCTGCCGCCGCCGGCCTTCTGCGCGGGACACAGCCTGTCCGTCACCAGCAGCTCCCGGATCTCCCCCGCCGGCTCCCGCTGCATCAAGATGCTGGTGTACCAGTGCGACCGGAGCTcggccctgtctctctctcccccccagccccaaagcctgtccccctccccctgccattACCGCCCCCACCAGCCACTTCCTGGGGGCAGCTGACCGACTCTGTTGGGACAGACCTACGGGGCGTCGGGCTGTCAGGAAGAAAGTGATTGGACGGCGATGCCCCCTGTCTGCTCCAGAGGGATGGGGGTttgagagaaagatggagaggccggggggggggggggggggggggggtggagagggatgGAGTGAGTGCAGCAGCCTGACAGACTGTGACCTCCGGAGCTGTACACCCACAAAAACAACTCCTGCAATAAAAAGATAATGCTCTGCATTGCCTGATAAGGAAAGGTAAAGAACTTGGAAAAACTCATGTGCATTATTTTGTGTTATCTTCCTTTGCAAAAATGTCTATGCTTCACTTTTAAAATTGAGAGaaaagcagaagagagagatgcagaggcAGAGACCTAGAGGCTTATAAGTGcactgtgcatttttaaataaccacAAAAAGGTACAAAGTGGACGGGGTCTCTGCCAGTACTGGTGCCGGAGCGGGTGTACCAGAGAATTTTGCGGGTGGACTGAGACGGGAGATTGAATCgcgggctgggggcggggggggggagacattgGTGGAACCACCAATTTTTAGGTGTTCCAATCAAAAACTGGGCATGTCTAGCTAGGCCACCCAGGACACGGCACGCCACCGCCACCAGGGGTCTCTGCTCTCTGAACCTCAGAACCTCACATTCGCCGGTTTGTTCATTTACTGAAGTCATAACACCTGATTGGCAATCTTGTGGAAGTTCCCCTCAAACAGGGGGGTTGATATCTATGGTTTTGATCCTCCAATCGGGAAACGCAGGCAGGCAAAACCAGAGAGAGCTCTACTGAGATGCAGCAGCAGCTTGGAGCAGGTGCAGAACACGTGATGTCGAGCGTggcgtacacacaaacacaaagggcCAGGCGATGTGCCATTTCTCCCCTCCCCTTGCATTTTGGGGTTCAGTCCCCTGCCATGGCACTTGCTGtgctcccctctctgtctgctgcCCTCTCTGCGTTCTACCTGtctgaacaaagcaaaaatacaaaaggtgGGCAGTCTGTCccactctcctttaaaaaaaaaaaaaaaaaatcagggcgAGAATAGATGCTGATATCAGTTGGCCTGAttctcatttgtgtgtgtgtgtgcacctgtgtctgtttgcctggctgtctgtccgtccgtccgtattacaagttttttgttttaaccttaATTTCATTGTCGTACCAAAATTTCTAAAGATATATGGATGTGAAACTCCTTACAAAGTGAATGTTACAATTTAACTTGAATATGTAATGCAGTGCAATGTATTGATCTATTGATATTTATTCTCTGTTGGGTAGGTGTGCCTTCTTTATGTACA
This window encodes:
- the LOC118216906 gene encoding probable G-protein coupled receptor 139 encodes the protein MMEHSHIFSLLPSNSSAWSPGQLPPSPLRCPLGPLPVIYYSTLLCLGLPANILTVVVLSQLVLRRQKSSYSYLLALAAADILVLLLIVFVDFLLEDFILGAPLPPSLGKAVLALEFCSLHTSVWITVPLTVDRYVAVCHPLHYHVLSYPARARRVILAVYLGGLLSGAPYYWWPDLWRGAPGGGFGPGQQALVWAHCVAVYLVPCAVFLALNSAIVRQLHSRRATLRLRGRYSTGKTTAILLAVTSVFAALWAPRVIVILYRLYAAGPAPDPARPPLHLLADLANMLALLNTAVNFFLYCFISRRFRGMAAAAIAASLCCRKRLPPPAFCAGHSLSVTSSSRISPAGSRCIKMLVYQCDRSSALSLSPPQPQSLSPSPCHYRPHQPLPGGS